In Parasphingorhabdus halotolerans, a single window of DNA contains:
- the hppD gene encoding 4-hydroxyphenylpyruvate dioxygenase: MADLFENPVGLDGFEFVEFCAPERGVLEPVFAVMGFTEIAHHRSKDVHLWRQGGINLIINYEPKSAAWYFAREHGPSACGMAFRVKDARKAYALLLENGAEPVNIETGPMELRIPAIRGIGGAILYLVDRYEGGERSENLSIYDIDFEYLPGVDRHPVGAGFHTIDHLTHNVYGGRMKYWADYYETLFNFREIRFFDIKGEYTGLTSKALTAPDGKIRIPLNEEGEGGKGQIEEFLREFNGEGIQHIALICDDLIACWDRLKELGVPFMTAPPNTYYEMLDGRLPSHGEDVKALQTRGILLDGTTEGGEPRLLLQIFAEAQVGPVFFEFIQRKGDDGFGEGNFKALFESIERDQVARGVLNVEEPVG, translated from the coding sequence ATGGCTGATCTGTTTGAAAACCCCGTCGGTCTTGACGGCTTTGAATTTGTCGAATTCTGCGCACCCGAGCGCGGCGTGTTGGAGCCGGTATTCGCAGTCATGGGCTTTACCGAAATTGCCCATCATCGCAGCAAGGACGTCCACCTCTGGCGGCAGGGTGGCATTAATTTGATCATCAATTATGAACCCAAATCGGCAGCCTGGTATTTTGCCCGCGAGCATGGTCCATCCGCTTGCGGCATGGCCTTTCGCGTAAAAGACGCCCGCAAAGCTTATGCTCTTTTGCTGGAGAACGGCGCAGAGCCAGTCAATATTGAAACCGGCCCGATGGAACTCCGCATTCCGGCCATCAGAGGCATTGGTGGAGCGATCCTCTATCTGGTGGACCGCTATGAAGGCGGCGAGCGCAGCGAAAACCTGTCCATCTATGACATTGATTTTGAATATCTACCCGGTGTTGACCGTCATCCTGTGGGCGCAGGGTTCCACACCATCGATCATCTGACACATAACGTCTACGGCGGCCGGATGAAATATTGGGCGGACTATTACGAGACGCTGTTTAACTTCCGCGAAATCCGCTTTTTTGACATCAAAGGCGAATATACCGGCCTCACCTCCAAGGCGCTAACCGCACCGGACGGCAAAATCCGCATCCCGCTCAATGAAGAAGGCGAAGGCGGCAAGGGGCAAATCGAGGAATTCCTGCGCGAATTTAACGGCGAAGGTATCCAGCATATCGCTCTGATCTGCGATGATCTGATTGCCTGCTGGGACAGGCTCAAAGAGCTTGGCGTGCCCTTCATGACCGCGCCGCCGAATACCTATTACGAGATGCTCGATGGCCGTTTGCCGAGCCATGGCGAAGACGTAAAGGCGCTGCAAACGCGTGGCATCTTGCTTGATGGAACAACGGAAGGCGGCGAACCTCGCTTGCTGCTCCAGATTTTTGCCGAAGCGCAGGTCGGTCCGGTGTTCTTTGAATTTATCCAGCGCA
- a CDS encoding ACS family MFS transporter, protein MQKRHQLVLMAFLAIFICYMDRVAISVAIIPMVETYGWDMSTQGLVLSSFFVGYLLTQIVGGKLADRYGGKVVLGFGVFIWSLFTLIAPPAAALGVAVLIVARILMGMGEAVTFPAIYALYARWIPVKERSRSAGFSNSGIPLGTVFALLATPVIVAWWGWEWVFYIFGAAGFIWCALWQVLITSNPRKQQGISQTELDLIAADAIADRPAAATPWRALMGNMPVWAIIVAHFCNNWWFYVLLAWLPTFVTKGLGVDYASVGLFAMMPHIALFLFINISGIVADRMIGTGMTITRVRKIMMLIGFGGSISALLLVGQAQSAVAAITIMTIGSALGAFAVSGFFVNHMDIAPEHAGTLMGITNTAGTIPGIIGVLVSGWILEVTGSWALVFQVAAGVTAFGLVFYLIFGSGERQFDGAVT, encoded by the coding sequence ATGCAAAAGCGCCACCAACTGGTACTTATGGCCTTTCTGGCCATTTTCATTTGCTATATGGACCGTGTCGCGATTTCCGTGGCGATTATTCCAATGGTCGAGACTTATGGCTGGGACATGTCGACGCAGGGACTGGTTCTCTCCAGCTTCTTCGTCGGCTATTTGTTGACCCAGATAGTGGGCGGCAAACTGGCTGATCGCTACGGTGGCAAGGTTGTGCTGGGCTTTGGCGTTTTTATCTGGTCGCTGTTCACCCTCATCGCGCCGCCTGCAGCGGCTCTGGGTGTGGCGGTGCTGATCGTTGCCCGTATTTTAATGGGCATGGGCGAGGCGGTTACCTTTCCGGCCATTTATGCACTATATGCGCGCTGGATACCTGTAAAGGAACGGTCCCGGTCAGCCGGATTTTCCAATAGCGGCATTCCCCTGGGTACCGTTTTTGCCCTTCTGGCGACGCCTGTCATTGTTGCGTGGTGGGGCTGGGAATGGGTGTTCTACATATTTGGCGCAGCCGGATTTATCTGGTGTGCCCTCTGGCAAGTCCTGATCACGTCGAATCCGCGGAAGCAACAGGGGATTAGCCAGACCGAGCTGGACCTGATTGCAGCGGACGCGATCGCAGATCGACCGGCTGCTGCAACGCCCTGGCGGGCGCTGATGGGAAATATGCCGGTGTGGGCAATCATCGTCGCGCATTTCTGTAATAACTGGTGGTTCTATGTGCTGCTGGCATGGTTGCCGACTTTTGTGACCAAGGGGCTGGGTGTGGACTATGCCTCGGTCGGTCTGTTCGCGATGATGCCGCATATTGCGCTGTTTCTGTTTATCAATATTTCCGGCATTGTCGCGGACCGGATGATTGGGACGGGCATGACGATTACGCGGGTGCGCAAGATCATGATGCTGATCGGATTTGGTGGCAGCATCTCCGCATTGCTGCTTGTGGGACAGGCGCAAAGCGCAGTCGCGGCAATCACGATCATGACGATTGGCAGCGCGCTGGGCGCTTTTGCGGTCAGCGGTTTTTTCGTTAATCATATGGATATTGCGCCGGAACATGCCGGCACGCTGATGGGCATCACCAATACGGCAGGCACAATCCCGGGCATTATCGGGGTGCTGGTGAGCGGGTGGATACTGGAAGTTACCGGATCATGGGCGCTGGTGTTCCAGGTTGCGGCCGGGGTTACCGCTTTCGGTCTGGTCTTTTATCTGATCTTTGGTAGCGGCGAGCGCCAGTTTGACGGGGCAGTGACTTAA
- a CDS encoding DNA polymerase Y family protein — protein sequence MNLADARARVPDLLVFAYDPLGDARLLGRLAEACERYTPMVAVDPPNSLILDITGATHFYASEEALAQDAEDQLDNAGYSVHWALAGTPDAALALARHGLKEGAEAQLPVSALAMDSKTHQALERAGLYKIGDLAERPRAGLAARFGMELTLRLDRLLGIEDRPIDPVRSLGNVVTERRFAEPLAHIDAALICLSELFAEAAERLNERGEGARMVRMMLFRCDGDVARLGVETGAPTRDNALFKRLLRERIDALNDELNPGFGYDLIRLFIVAAEPLAPQQLKLEGGEDRQGDELALVSQLSTRLGRERVQRFIPADSHIPEQGLLALPMLSAPAPMPWKASSSKNPPLRPLHMFDPPQRVQVIAEVPDGPPYRFTWRRKTHQVIRYEGPERIASEWWQRGDGHETGKGGLTRDYYRVEDVKGRRYWLFRHGLYGAEHTNPDWYVHGLFA from the coding sequence ATGAATCTGGCGGACGCGCGGGCGCGGGTGCCGGACTTGCTGGTTTTTGCTTATGATCCGCTGGGTGATGCGCGCCTGCTCGGGCGTCTGGCAGAAGCGTGTGAGCGCTACACGCCGATGGTCGCGGTCGATCCGCCCAATAGCCTGATCCTCGATATAACCGGTGCGACACATTTTTATGCCTCTGAAGAAGCGCTCGCGCAGGATGCCGAAGATCAGCTCGATAATGCAGGTTATTCAGTGCATTGGGCGCTGGCAGGCACGCCCGATGCCGCGCTGGCGCTGGCGCGGCACGGTCTCAAAGAAGGCGCAGAAGCCCAGCTTCCTGTTTCCGCTTTGGCCATGGATAGCAAAACCCATCAGGCGCTGGAACGTGCCGGGCTTTACAAGATAGGTGATCTGGCAGAGCGGCCACGTGCAGGGCTGGCGGCGCGCTTCGGGATGGAACTGACCTTGCGTCTCGACCGGTTGCTGGGCATCGAAGACCGCCCGATTGATCCGGTTCGCAGCCTTGGCAATGTTGTGACCGAACGCCGGTTTGCCGAACCTCTCGCCCATATTGATGCTGCGCTCATATGCCTGTCGGAGCTGTTTGCCGAAGCCGCCGAGCGTTTAAACGAACGCGGGGAAGGCGCGCGAATGGTCCGCATGATGCTGTTTCGCTGTGACGGTGATGTCGCGCGATTGGGCGTTGAAACCGGAGCACCAACCCGGGACAATGCCCTGTTCAAACGGCTGCTGCGCGAGCGGATTGATGCACTCAACGATGAACTTAATCCTGGCTTTGGCTATGATCTAATCCGGCTTTTTATTGTGGCAGCCGAGCCGCTGGCACCGCAGCAACTGAAGCTTGAAGGCGGCGAGGATCGTCAGGGTGATGAGCTTGCTCTGGTCAGCCAGCTTAGCACAAGACTTGGTCGGGAACGCGTGCAGAGGTTCATACCAGCCGATAGTCATATACCTGAACAGGGCTTGCTTGCATTGCCAATGTTGAGTGCGCCTGCTCCGATGCCGTGGAAAGCATCTTCATCTAAAAACCCACCTCTACGCCCTCTACATATGTTCGATCCACCACAGCGCGTGCAGGTGATCGCTGAGGTCCCCGACGGGCCGCCTTATCGTTTTACCTGGCGGCGCAAAACTCATCAGGTGATCCGCTATGAAGGGCCGGAGCGCATCGCCTCGGAATGGTGGCAGCGCGGAGATGGTCATGAAACGGGGAAAGGCGGCCTCACCCGCGATTATTACCGGGTCGAGGATGTCAAAGGACGACGCTACTGGCTGTTCCGCCACGGTCTTTATGGCGCAGAACATACCAATCCGGATTGGTATGTTCATGGGTTATTTGCGTGA
- a CDS encoding ImuA family protein, which produces MNNIDSDSGRPFDASPINPVAVPKEVSAKSSALRVRLAKILAASGVKTAGESGAPSHFTFGIDRIDAALRGNASADGLPRGALHELHAAEKADATSAAAMALLLAERCRDDSKPVLWITQSGEARRQGKLYPPGLAELGIDPASIIHVAAPDSIAALRAAADGVRSSAMGAVIVELAGKKPKGLDLTATRRLSLSAQKSGVPTLLLRSGSDPDNPLPTSAFSRWQVSAAPSIPLEANASGHPAFDITLLRHRSGLYGLSARLEWNREHRIFGDIGHEQQSEDTPDLGIIPPPSAMRAVDQGTRAA; this is translated from the coding sequence ATGAACAATATCGATTCGGATTCGGGCAGGCCTTTCGACGCCTCACCCATTAACCCTGTTGCTGTACCCAAAGAGGTGTCAGCAAAATCTTCTGCCTTGCGGGTGCGGCTCGCGAAGATATTGGCTGCGTCTGGCGTAAAGACAGCAGGCGAGAGTGGTGCGCCATCCCACTTCACCTTTGGCATAGACAGGATCGATGCCGCGTTACGCGGCAATGCCTCGGCAGATGGCTTGCCGCGCGGAGCGTTGCATGAACTGCATGCAGCCGAAAAAGCGGATGCCACCAGCGCAGCGGCCATGGCTTTGCTGCTCGCGGAGCGGTGCCGGGACGACAGCAAGCCGGTCCTGTGGATTACCCAAAGCGGGGAAGCGCGGCGGCAAGGCAAACTTTACCCACCGGGTCTTGCCGAATTGGGAATTGATCCTGCCAGCATTATCCATGTCGCTGCGCCCGATAGCATCGCGGCGCTGCGGGCAGCGGCAGACGGGGTGCGCTCTTCCGCCATGGGCGCGGTCATTGTGGAACTGGCGGGCAAGAAACCCAAGGGACTGGACCTGACGGCAACGCGGAGACTGTCGTTGTCGGCTCAGAAATCGGGTGTCCCGACCCTGCTGCTGCGATCCGGTTCTGATCCGGACAACCCCTTGCCCACGTCTGCGTTTAGCCGCTGGCAGGTTAGCGCGGCACCGTCCATTCCGCTGGAAGCCAATGCTTCGGGGCATCCCGCTTTTGATATCACCCTGCTGCGCCATCGCAGCGGGCTCTATGGGCTGAGCGCCCGACTGGAGTGGAATCGTGAACATAGAATCTTTGGAGACATTGGCCACGAACAGCAGTCGGAAGACACGCCGGACCTTGGCATTATTCCTCCCCCATCTGCCATGCGAGCGGTTGATCAAGGCACACGGGCAGCATGA
- a CDS encoding class I SAM-dependent methyltransferase: MKSALLRISAFCLATTAFGPLPALANHHEEAGAATIDIAMTKAALAASENRSDEDKARDESRKPAEVLAFIGLKTGDTVLDLISSGGWYSVAAAIATGANGKVYAQNPAAALQLRDGAYEKEIAARLEANKLPQIERLNSEIADLGVPDGSIDVAITALNFHDVYNSFGAEAATGMLAAVKAKLKPGGVFGVIDHVGDPDGDNTATHRIDPDLAVAAASAAGFMVERNDELLEGTGDEHSKNVFDPAVRGKTDRFILKLTKPE, encoded by the coding sequence ATGAAATCTGCGCTGCTGAGAATATCCGCTTTTTGCCTCGCGACTACCGCCTTCGGACCCCTGCCGGCATTGGCCAACCATCATGAAGAAGCCGGCGCTGCGACCATTGATATAGCGATGACCAAGGCAGCTCTTGCCGCTTCCGAAAATCGTTCCGATGAAGACAAGGCCCGTGATGAATCCCGAAAACCGGCTGAAGTGCTTGCCTTCATCGGGTTGAAAACTGGTGACACGGTGCTCGATCTGATTTCTTCCGGCGGCTGGTATAGCGTCGCTGCAGCCATAGCCACCGGCGCTAACGGCAAGGTTTATGCACAAAATCCGGCCGCTGCTCTGCAACTGCGCGATGGCGCTTATGAAAAAGAAATTGCCGCGCGGCTGGAGGCAAACAAACTACCGCAAATCGAGCGACTCAATAGTGAGATTGCAGACCTCGGTGTGCCTGATGGCAGCATAGACGTCGCGATCACTGCGCTGAATTTTCATGATGTGTATAACAGCTTCGGCGCAGAGGCTGCGACCGGAATGCTCGCGGCGGTGAAGGCCAAGCTCAAACCGGGCGGTGTATTTGGCGTGATCGACCATGTTGGCGACCCTGATGGCGATAACACGGCCACTCACCGGATCGATCCTGACTTGGCCGTAGCAGCTGCGTCAGCCGCCGGCTTCATGGTCGAGCGCAATGATGAACTGTTGGAGGGAACCGGCGATGAGCATAGCAAAAATGTGTTTGATCCCGCCGTGCGCGGCAAGACCGACCGGTTTATATTAAAGCTGACGAAGCCGGAATAA
- a CDS encoding ion transporter: MIEKIRALIESSRFQNAIMVVIVLNAIIIGMETSPGLMARYGEILVALDRIAIVIFIVEIALKLIVYRLSFFKNGWNIFDFVIVGAALLPTGGSLSVLRALRILRALRLISAMPKMRKVVQGLFAAIPSMGTVIVLLGLVFYIAAVMATKMFGSEFPQWFGTIGASLYSLFQIMTLESWSMGIVRPIMEVYSWAWVFFVPFVLVTSFVVLNLFIAIIVNAMHEETDEEQAAQRDEILHEIRGLRREVADMREGQVERK; the protein is encoded by the coding sequence GTGATCGAAAAAATCCGTGCGTTGATTGAGTCTTCACGTTTTCAAAATGCGATCATGGTGGTGATCGTGCTCAATGCGATCATCATCGGAATGGAAACCTCGCCGGGGTTAATGGCACGCTATGGCGAGATTCTCGTTGCGCTTGACCGGATCGCCATCGTGATTTTCATTGTCGAAATTGCCCTGAAACTGATTGTTTACCGGCTCAGCTTTTTCAAAAACGGCTGGAATATTTTTGACTTTGTGATTGTTGGCGCGGCTCTGCTGCCGACAGGTGGCAGCTTGTCCGTCCTGCGCGCCTTGCGGATATTGCGGGCGCTTCGCCTGATCTCCGCTATGCCAAAAATGCGCAAAGTGGTGCAGGGCCTGTTCGCCGCAATCCCATCGATGGGGACAGTGATCGTATTGCTTGGACTGGTCTTCTATATTGCCGCCGTCATGGCGACGAAGATGTTCGGTAGCGAATTTCCCCAATGGTTCGGCACGATCGGCGCGTCGCTTTATTCGCTGTTCCAGATCATGACATTAGAGAGCTGGTCGATGGGCATCGTCCGCCCGATCATGGAAGTCTATTCATGGGCCTGGGTGTTTTTTGTGCCATTTGTTCTGGTGACTTCTTTCGTCGTGCTCAACCTGTTCATCGCGATCATTGTCAACGCGATGCATGAAGAGACGGATGAAGAACAGGCAGCGCAGCGGGACGAGATATTGCATGAGATTAGAGGATTGCGGCGGGAAGTGGCGGACATGCGTGAGGGGCAAGTGGAACGAAAATGA
- a CDS encoding preprotein translocase subunit YajC encodes MKNFLTLMTGVALLAATPALAQDAAPAVEAQVGMKVIGPNGGEVGSVDSVSDGVVVVDTGKNKAALATDAFAEADNGLSIMMTKVDLDTAVEKAAADARAQLLASLTPGTEVKTVTGAAVIGTIKESDAEYVTVEHNGLPVKLPVAAFMAKADGVSITMTEDQFKAALAGTQ; translated from the coding sequence ATGAAGAATTTCCTGACCCTCATGACCGGTGTCGCATTACTGGCCGCGACCCCGGCTCTGGCACAAGATGCCGCTCCGGCTGTCGAAGCCCAGGTTGGAATGAAGGTTATTGGTCCCAATGGCGGTGAGGTAGGATCGGTAGATTCGGTGAGCGACGGTGTCGTCGTGGTCGATACCGGCAAGAATAAAGCCGCGCTTGCGACCGATGCTTTTGCCGAGGCAGACAATGGCTTGTCCATCATGATGACGAAGGTTGATCTGGATACAGCCGTCGAAAAGGCTGCTGCCGATGCCAGAGCCCAATTGCTCGCCAGCCTCACTCCTGGCACGGAAGTGAAAACCGTTACCGGTGCCGCGGTGATTGGCACCATTAAGGAAAGCGATGCAGAATATGTGACCGTCGAACATAATGGCCTGCCAGTGAAGCTGCCGGTGGCAGCATTCATGGCGAAGGCGGATGGTGTTTCCATCACGATGACCGAAGACCAGTTCAAAGCGGCGCTAGCGGGCACGCAATAA
- the ribH gene encoding 6,7-dimethyl-8-ribityllumazine synthase: MAKFLIVEARFYDHLNDMLLDGARSALEAAGHEHETLTVPGALEIPGAISLAMESDQYDGYVAIGVVIRGETYHFEIVAGESARGIMALTMDGAAIGNGIITVEDEAQALARADKTEKNKGGEAAVAAIAMYELGLKFSS; this comes from the coding sequence ATGGCAAAATTCCTGATCGTCGAAGCACGGTTTTATGATCATCTCAACGATATGCTCCTCGATGGCGCGCGCTCTGCGCTCGAGGCTGCCGGCCACGAGCATGAGACCCTCACTGTTCCCGGGGCGCTCGAAATTCCCGGCGCGATTTCGCTGGCGATGGAGAGCGACCAATATGATGGCTATGTCGCCATCGGCGTGGTTATCCGCGGCGAAACCTATCATTTTGAAATTGTCGCTGGCGAAAGCGCGCGCGGAATCATGGCGCTAACCATGGACGGGGCCGCAATCGGCAATGGTATCATTACGGTCGAAGACGAAGCACAGGCTTTGGCGCGTGCCGACAAGACGGAAAAAAACAAGGGCGGCGAAGCAGCGGTTGCGGCCATTGCGATGTATGAACTTGGGCTGAAATTTTCCAGCTAG
- the ribB gene encoding 3,4-dihydroxy-2-butanone-4-phosphate synthase, producing MSKILIEQLIELIESGEETRAGLARAAGLHANSLRRLGEDDWNPTAETLGKLEKYLARGGSDVMATAEEIINEARNGRMYILVDDEDRENEGDLIIPGQMATPDAINFMAKYGRGLICLALEKARVDELGLDMMSQNNRTAHETAFTISIEARDGVTTGISAADRARTVAVAIDGTKSKEEIVTPGHVFPLQARNGGVLVRAGHTEAAVDVSRLAGLNPSGVICEIMKDDGEMARLDDLIEFAQHHGMKIGTIRDLIAYRLRNDHLAARRAEANFTSDWGGEWKAITYYNKATETEQIVLQKGHVNPERPTLVRMHAMTIFNDIFGQTGPSGKTLSECMKIIGEEGAGLIVFITQSSPQFLSNQVRKLAGEKGPHMDQLRDYGVGAQILTELGVSDMELLSNTSHDLVGLDAYGLRIVGQREIPTGDASKETIELESA from the coding sequence ATGAGCAAAATATTGATAGAGCAACTGATCGAACTGATCGAATCCGGTGAAGAAACCCGCGCTGGCCTTGCTCGCGCGGCGGGCCTACACGCTAACAGCCTGCGCCGTCTTGGTGAGGATGACTGGAATCCGACCGCTGAAACGCTTGGCAAGCTGGAGAAATATCTCGCGCGCGGCGGTAGCGACGTGATGGCAACGGCGGAAGAGATTATAAACGAAGCACGCAACGGCAGAATGTATATTCTCGTCGATGACGAAGACCGTGAGAATGAAGGCGATCTGATCATTCCGGGCCAAATGGCAACGCCCGATGCGATTAACTTCATGGCCAAATATGGCCGCGGGCTGATTTGCCTGGCTCTGGAAAAAGCGCGCGTCGATGAACTTGGTCTCGATATGATGAGCCAGAATAACCGTACTGCGCATGAAACCGCCTTCACCATATCCATAGAAGCGCGGGACGGGGTGACCACCGGCATTTCCGCCGCCGACCGGGCGCGTACTGTCGCGGTGGCGATTGACGGCACCAAGAGCAAGGAGGAGATTGTTACACCGGGCCATGTCTTCCCGTTGCAAGCGCGCAACGGCGGCGTGCTGGTGCGCGCGGGCCATACCGAAGCGGCGGTTGATGTGTCGCGGCTGGCGGGACTTAATCCTTCCGGCGTGATCTGCGAGATCATGAAGGACGATGGAGAGATGGCGCGGCTTGATGATCTCATTGAGTTTGCCCAGCACCACGGCATGAAAATCGGCACGATCCGGGATTTAATTGCCTATCGCCTGCGTAACGATCATCTCGCTGCCCGCCGCGCAGAAGCGAACTTCACCAGTGACTGGGGCGGCGAGTGGAAAGCTATCACCTATTACAACAAGGCAACAGAGACCGAGCAGATCGTGCTACAGAAAGGTCATGTCAACCCCGAAAGACCGACCTTGGTGCGCATGCATGCGATGACCATCTTCAACGACATATTTGGCCAGACCGGTCCCAGCGGCAAGACGTTGTCCGAATGCATGAAAATCATCGGGGAGGAAGGTGCGGGACTGATTGTGTTCATTACCCAGTCGAGCCCGCAATTTCTGTCCAACCAGGTTCGCAAACTGGCTGGCGAAAAGGGACCGCATATGGACCAGCTCCGCGATTATGGTGTCGGCGCGCAGATCCTGACCGAGCTGGGTGTCAGCGATATGGAACTACTTTCCAACACCAGCCATGATCTGGTCGGGCTGGATGCTTATGGTCTGCGCATTGTGGGACAGCGTGAAATTCCAACCGGTGATGCGTCTAAAGAAACCATAGAGCTGGAGTCGGCATAA
- a CDS encoding alpha/beta fold hydrolase has product MTLIGPASHSYFSQRLRLHYADWGNADAPPLILLHGGKDHCRNWDWVAQELRHDWHIICPDVRGHGDSQWSTDGNYSSMAMVTDLAQLIHQLDLSPVTIVAHSMGGNIALRYTGLYPDTVRKLVAIEGLGPGPEMLAEREKIGQLQRVRNSIEEKRKAAGRQVKRYATFEDALKRMQDANQHLSDEQARHLTTYAVIRNEDGSYSWKFDPYVQHWDSIDLTQDAIHALWANVTCPTQLHYGADSWASNPEKDGRMQYFGDNAVVKEFADAGHWLHHDQFDRFIATLREFL; this is encoded by the coding sequence ATGACCCTTATCGGCCCCGCCTCCCACAGCTATTTCTCCCAACGCCTCCGACTGCATTATGCCGATTGGGGTAATGCCGATGCACCACCGCTGATCCTGCTGCACGGGGGCAAGGACCACTGCCGTAACTGGGACTGGGTGGCGCAAGAATTGCGTCATGACTGGCATATTATCTGTCCTGATGTGCGTGGGCATGGCGACAGCCAGTGGAGTACCGATGGCAATTATTCCAGCATGGCGATGGTCACCGATCTGGCGCAACTGATCCATCAGCTGGACCTCTCACCCGTCACCATTGTCGCGCACAGCATGGGCGGCAATATCGCGCTACGCTATACCGGGCTTTATCCCGATACAGTGCGCAAGCTGGTCGCGATAGAAGGGCTTGGCCCGGGACCCGAGATGCTAGCCGAACGCGAGAAAATTGGTCAGTTGCAGCGGGTGCGTAATAGCATTGAGGAAAAGCGCAAGGCCGCCGGCCGTCAGGTCAAGCGCTACGCAACATTTGAGGATGCGCTCAAGCGGATGCAGGATGCCAACCAGCATCTGTCTGATGAACAGGCTCGGCACCTCACCACCTATGCGGTGATCCGCAATGAGGATGGCAGCTATAGCTGGAAATTCGATCCCTATGTGCAACACTGGGACAGCATCGACCTGACCCAGGATGCGATCCACGCGCTGTGGGCCAATGTCACTTGCCCGACCCAGCTCCACTATGGTGCCGACAGCTGGGCCAGCAATCCGGAGAAAGATGGTCGCATGCAGTATTTTGGCGACAACGCGGTCGTGAAGGAATTTGCCGATGCCGGTCACTGGTTGCACCATGACCAGTTTGATAGGTTTATTGCGACCTTGCGGGAATTTTTGTAA
- a CDS encoding acyltransferase family protein produces the protein MTTTRPSVDPELIGSGGRGEHNISENSPPKIEELESLRGIAATLVVFVHFPAWNPWLYDIDFFRNGTAMVDLFFVLSGFVICMIYGDRLNSTRDVLRFQLLRLGRLYPVHFLFFLAFFAIEVAKWIIGAIGYPEFEAAAFTANGFSDIISQLTLTQALGPSIGWGTFNGPAWSISVEFYCYLLFALVVLVFGRAKWHVFGFFALLGLTSSVFAIIDNSAIYRCLAGFFTGCIVSGICARKPSLEVPAWLQWAIFVSFFLYVGIFIEPYQKVGVFLIAAALILAIAKGRDGSLRRLLRMRPFVAMGAWSYSIYMSHVLVIYIFLQATIHLSTASTVVVSGVAIPQFSIADTLALYSVVLIVVTLVSALICRIYELPLRIMSRRLIFSRLGGPLPFPKLTSH, from the coding sequence GTGACCACTACGAGGCCATCTGTCGACCCGGAACTGATCGGCAGTGGCGGTCGTGGAGAACATAATATTTCGGAAAATTCGCCACCTAAAATTGAAGAGCTTGAAAGTCTCCGCGGGATTGCTGCTACACTAGTAGTGTTTGTGCATTTCCCGGCATGGAATCCTTGGCTCTACGATATTGATTTTTTCCGAAACGGAACCGCCATGGTGGACCTGTTTTTTGTCTTGTCGGGTTTTGTGATCTGTATGATCTATGGAGACCGACTGAACTCCACCAGAGATGTACTCCGCTTTCAACTGCTACGGCTGGGAAGGCTCTATCCAGTTCACTTCCTATTCTTTCTTGCATTCTTTGCGATCGAAGTGGCCAAATGGATAATTGGCGCAATTGGGTATCCGGAGTTTGAGGCTGCCGCATTCACGGCGAATGGCTTTTCCGATATTATATCCCAACTCACGCTAACGCAGGCGCTTGGCCCGAGCATTGGTTGGGGCACGTTCAACGGCCCTGCTTGGTCAATTAGTGTTGAGTTCTATTGTTACCTGCTTTTCGCCTTGGTGGTTTTAGTTTTTGGTCGAGCGAAGTGGCATGTATTTGGATTTTTCGCTCTACTTGGTTTGACGAGTTCTGTTTTCGCGATCATTGATAACAGTGCAATCTACCGATGCTTAGCTGGGTTTTTTACCGGTTGTATAGTGAGCGGCATTTGCGCGCGCAAACCATCGTTGGAAGTTCCAGCTTGGCTTCAATGGGCGATATTTGTCTCTTTTTTTCTATATGTCGGAATTTTTATCGAGCCGTATCAAAAGGTCGGTGTCTTTTTGATTGCTGCCGCTCTTATACTAGCCATTGCTAAAGGAAGGGATGGGAGCTTGCGAAGACTGCTACGGATGCGCCCTTTCGTCGCAATGGGTGCATGGTCATATTCGATCTATATGTCTCATGTCCTGGTGATCTATATATTCCTTCAGGCTACCATCCACCTGTCTACGGCTTCAACAGTCGTCGTTTCTGGGGTTGCTATTCCTCAGTTTTCGATTGCCGATACCTTGGCGCTTTACAGCGTCGTGCTCATTGTCGTAACCTTGGTCAGTGCCTTGATTTGTCGAATCTACGAGTTACCACTTCGCATAATGTCCCGGCGCTTGATTTTCTCGCGCCTTGGGGGGCCGCTGCCCTTTCCTAAATTGACTTCGCATTGA